The DNA region CCTGGGCAGCATATTTTTGGATAGCAACAAGATATTCAAAAGGATTTCTGCCGGCAAACGAGCAGTTTCAATCAAACTCATAAGTATATCACCTATCCAAGCGCCAGCTTCTGTTTTGTAAAACATTGATCCCTTGCGACGAAGGACGCATTTTTTAACCAGCCGCTCCACCTCAGCATTTGAAAGTGAGGCCCCAGCTATTCGAAGAAAAGCGGTCAGTCCATTCCAATGTTTAAGAAAATAGGCAATGGCATTTCCGAGTTCGCTATTGGGCTCAACCTCTATTTTCGATTTTATCTTCCATCCAACTATTTAGCCTATTCATGATTTCTAGGGAATGCTCTTGATGATAGAGAAGTCTATCTAAAGGCAGGAGCCCTTTGGCATCAGCATCATTCTTATAAACTTTGCCAAGTTCTTTGATTACATGCTGACAGTCTATTGGAAAAGCTTCGAGCAGCTCATGAAAATTCCTTCGACCATGGTCAAGACAGAGGCTTTTGATCACAAGATCCATAAATTCATGAGAGAAATTATTTGCCGACGCGTCAGACATTTGGACTACTTTTGGGGAGGCTGGGTCTCTCTGTTTGAGTAGGTCCCCTATATTTTCACCTGCATGATTCCTGCCTGTAATAAACAAGGCAATTTTATTCTCTCCAGAATGGGCTATAATCGCAGACGTTTGCATTCCTTTGCGTTCTGAGTCTGAGAGATTTTTATTTTCCTTCATCAATGAAAGGACTGGCATCGGAGTATCATCAAAGCCCTGCTTCTCGGCTGAGGCAGCCAATGTCGTCATGTACTTCACGATAGGGGCTCCACAGTTTGCCACTTTTTCGGACATGTCGAATTGAGTCGCGTCAGGGACAGGACTTCCCAAGTTCTTTTGCAAAGTCTCCAGGCGGTGAAAAGGGACCCCTGTGCCGTAGTTCAGCTGGGCCACCATGGCATTTGCAGTGATATGATTGCGATCGGGGCCGGCCTCTGCCGGCAGGGGCGCAGTAAAAAACTCGAGACAACTAGAACATCGAAGCTGCTCAAGTTCATAGACTTTTGCACAGAGCGGAGCTTGGCCAAATATCCGAAGAGTTGCACCAAACCCATATGGGTACAAAGAAGCCAGATTACAAGAAGGACACTGATCTTGAGCGGCAAGTGTTGGATGAGTCACTCGGATTCGCTCAGCTGACTCATATTGAGCTTGGCCATTCTTACCATGACCCTTGCTCTTTGGCTTAACAGGGCCCTCTTGTTTATTGCCAGATTGGCCGTTCATTGGTGGCTCATCTTTATTATTATCTTTTTTAGACTTTTCTGTCTTCGAACCGAAAAATAAGCGAAGAAGTTTTTTAATTGAAAGCCTCTTGCTCTCAAGCTGTCGATTTATCCAAAGAAATGATACAAGCACTTTAACGACAATCTCTTTGGATTGTGGAGTCAGTGAGTTTGCTTGAATCTCTGCGATTAGTTTATTGAGATGGCTCTCACTTATTTCAATTCGAGAGGGCTCTTGATCTTGGTGTGCATTCATAGTGGTGCACACACTAGACTCATGAAT from Bdellovibrionales bacterium includes:
- a CDS encoding transposase, which translates into the protein MVGWKIKSKIEVEPNSELGNAIAYFLKHWNGLTAFLRIAGASLSNAEVERLVKKCVLRRKGSMFYKTEAGAWIGDILMSLIETARLPAEILLNILLLSKNMLPRSASTLKTGCPGTIN
- a CDS encoding transposase, giving the protein MNAHQDQEPSRIEISESHLNKLIAEIQANSLTPQSKEIVVKVLVSFLWINRQLESKRLSIKKLLRLFFGSKTEKSKKDNNKDEPPMNGQSGNKQEGPVKPKSKGHGKNGQAQYESAERIRVTHPTLAAQDQCPSCNLASLYPYGFGATLRIFGQAPLCAKVYELEQLRCSSCLEFFTAPLPAEAGPDRNHITANAMVAQLNYGTGVPFHRLETLQKNLGSPVPDATQFDMSEKVANCGAPIVKYMTTLAASAEKQGFDDTPMPVLSLMKENKNLSDSERKGMQTSAIIAHSGENKIALFITGRNHAGENIGDLLKQRDPASPKVVQMSDASANNFSHEFMDLVIKSLCLDHGRRNFHELLEAFPIDCQHVIKELGKVYKNDADAKGLLPLDRLLYHQEHSLEIMNRLNSWMEDKIENRG